In one window of Desulforhabdus amnigena DNA:
- a CDS encoding OprO/OprP family phosphate-selective porin produces MMESSEGLPQRWRAPRFAVSFIMFTLWILWAGLALADEKSVAEKIIEILRANGQISEEQYKELVKEAGKEESKPNDFRVYWKEGIRFESEDRKTEIKAGGVIQTDWAAFDPDEEVDAAFSDDDIDGHGVEFRRARLFVEGTIYENYEFKSEFEFAEGDVDFTDVWLGMKNIPYVGRIRVGHQKEPFSLEELTSSKFITFMERGLPNAFSPGRNTGLTLSNQELNGLMTWAMGAFYETDDFGDSFADFSDYQATARITGLPWYCEDGRELVHLGLSYSHKFRDSDETTVRFSARPEAHLTDARLADTGSIATDGVDLFNPEFAMVYGPFSLQGEYFQALVDSEADDYTDFYGFYVFASYFLTGEHRPYKTSSGAFDRVKPRQNFNPVKGGWGAWELGVRYSRLDLNDAGITGGREQNYTFGLNWYPNPNMRVMFNYVLAQIEDREDLGIDDADVNIFESRFQVDF; encoded by the coding sequence ATGATGGAGAGTTCCGAAGGACTGCCGCAAAGGTGGAGGGCACCGAGATTCGCTGTATCGTTCATAATGTTCACATTATGGATCCTGTGGGCGGGGCTGGCATTGGCCGACGAAAAGAGTGTCGCGGAGAAAATCATCGAAATTTTGAGGGCAAATGGGCAGATTAGCGAGGAACAATACAAGGAACTGGTGAAGGAGGCCGGTAAAGAAGAGAGTAAGCCGAATGATTTCCGTGTTTATTGGAAGGAAGGAATCCGGTTCGAAAGCGAGGACAGGAAGACCGAAATCAAGGCCGGTGGAGTAATCCAGACCGATTGGGCGGCCTTTGACCCCGACGAAGAGGTAGATGCTGCCTTTTCCGACGACGATATCGATGGGCATGGTGTTGAATTCCGCAGGGCCCGGCTTTTTGTGGAGGGAACCATCTACGAAAATTATGAATTTAAATCGGAATTCGAATTTGCGGAAGGGGATGTGGATTTTACCGATGTCTGGCTGGGCATGAAAAATATCCCCTATGTCGGCCGCATCAGAGTGGGACACCAGAAGGAGCCTTTTTCTCTCGAGGAACTGACCAGCAGCAAATTCATCACCTTTATGGAACGTGGGCTCCCCAACGCCTTTTCACCCGGCCGTAATACGGGGTTAACCCTTTCCAATCAGGAACTGAACGGTCTCATGACTTGGGCTATGGGAGCCTTTTATGAAACGGATGATTTCGGTGATTCTTTTGCGGACTTTTCGGACTATCAGGCCACTGCACGCATTACCGGCCTTCCCTGGTATTGTGAGGATGGAAGAGAACTGGTTCATCTCGGCCTCTCGTACAGTCACAAATTCAGGGACAGCGACGAGACGACGGTTCGATTCTCGGCGCGGCCCGAGGCTCACCTCACTGATGCAAGGCTGGCCGATACCGGAAGTATTGCCACAGACGGCGTAGATCTCTTCAATCCGGAATTTGCCATGGTATATGGGCCATTTTCTCTGCAGGGGGAATATTTTCAGGCGCTGGTGGATAGCGAGGCGGATGATTATACCGATTTCTATGGATTTTACGTTTTCGCGAGTTACTTCCTTACCGGGGAGCATCGTCCGTACAAGACCTCCAGTGGAGCATTCGACCGCGTCAAGCCCAGGCAGAATTTCAATCCGGTCAAAGGAGGATGGGGCGCTTGGGAACTGGGAGTCCGGTATTCCCGGTTGGATTTGAACGATGCTGGAATTACGGGGGGTAGGGAACAAAACTACACCTTTGGCCTCAACTGGTATCCGAATCCGAACATGCGCGTCATGTTCAACTATGTGTTGGCTCAAATCGAAGACCGGGAGGATCTCGGCATCGATGATGCCGATGTGAATATTTTTGAGTCCCGTTTTCAAGTCGATTTCTGA
- a CDS encoding cation-transporting P-type ATPase: MEILLSKHWHHVPSEEVVKILGSHPEKGLDLFEVKHRQDRFGLNILTPKKKKGPIRRFLLQFHNPLVYILILAGSVTAWIKDMVDAATIFGVVLINAVVGYIQESKAERAIEALEGTLNTEAVVVRGGKTLHVPSSELVPGDVVSIQSGSKVPADLRLIRSRDLQVAEAALTGESAPVNKDASLLLPEETVLADRQNMVYASTLVTYGQGLGVVTATGDKTEVGRISELISEAQSLETPLTRKITRFSHFLLVAILLLAAATFFIGTVRGQPIIDTFMAAIALAVSAIPEGLPAAVTITLAIGVSRMARRRAIIRKLPAVETLGSTTVICSDKTGTLTQNQMTVQHICTVDTCFDVRGTGYTPKGEIFSPDESFSPDHHRALKQTLEAGMLCNDSELREDPNGEWIAEGDPTEVALIVSAMKSGIHRNELNQQYPRLDVIPFESAYQYMATLHSAGPDQAKIAYVKGAAEVILAKCGHASTGEGVFVPFDISAAFRKVEEMARKGLRILAFAFKEIPAEKESLSHEDISHGLVFLGMQAMIDPPRPEAIAAVKACQDAGINIKMITGDHALTASAIALQLGLKGRMNEEGNGLLAFSGREMAGFSDEELIEAAREAAVFARVSPEQKLRLVEALQARGEVVAMTGDGVNDAPALKQADIGIAMGITGTDVSKEAADMVLTDDNFASIEAAVEEGRGVYDNLIKFIAWALPTNVGQGLVLLASVLAGVELPMLPVQVLWINMTTAGILGIALALEPREENIMNRPPRDPGSPILTGDLLGRILIMGLVILIGAFGLFEWEKLSGTSTAEARTVAVNTVAVVGSFYLLNCRSMTRSIFQLGFFSNPWVHVGILGMILLQMSFTYLPFMNYVMSSAPIQAEDWLRIGGVGLAGYLIVEFEKWIRRRISKRREKWRQAS; this comes from the coding sequence ATGGAAATATTGTTATCCAAACACTGGCATCACGTTCCATCGGAAGAGGTGGTGAAAATCCTGGGATCCCACCCGGAAAAGGGTCTCGATCTTTTCGAGGTCAAGCACCGCCAGGATCGTTTTGGACTCAACATACTCACACCCAAGAAGAAGAAGGGACCGATCCGGCGGTTCCTCCTTCAATTCCACAATCCGCTTGTTTACATTCTCATATTAGCCGGTTCGGTGACCGCCTGGATCAAAGATATGGTCGATGCCGCCACGATCTTTGGCGTCGTTTTGATCAATGCCGTCGTGGGCTACATCCAGGAATCCAAGGCCGAAAGGGCCATCGAAGCACTCGAGGGAACCCTCAACACGGAAGCCGTGGTGGTTCGAGGGGGCAAGACACTGCATGTTCCGTCATCCGAACTGGTTCCCGGTGACGTAGTTTCCATTCAGTCGGGGAGCAAGGTTCCCGCGGACTTGCGTCTCATACGATCCCGCGACTTACAGGTGGCGGAGGCCGCCCTCACTGGAGAGTCGGCCCCCGTGAATAAGGATGCATCTCTGCTCCTTCCCGAAGAGACGGTCCTGGCAGACCGGCAGAACATGGTTTATGCGTCCACGCTCGTCACCTACGGCCAGGGTCTCGGTGTGGTTACCGCGACGGGAGACAAGACGGAAGTCGGCCGCATCTCTGAGCTCATCTCCGAAGCGCAATCCCTTGAGACCCCGCTTACCCGAAAGATCACCCGTTTCAGCCATTTTCTGCTCGTCGCCATCCTGCTCCTTGCTGCCGCTACTTTCTTCATCGGGACCGTCCGTGGCCAGCCGATCATCGATACCTTCATGGCCGCCATCGCCCTGGCCGTCAGTGCGATTCCCGAGGGATTGCCTGCAGCCGTGACCATCACTCTGGCCATTGGTGTTTCCAGGATGGCCCGCAGGCGAGCCATCATCAGGAAACTCCCCGCGGTGGAGACCCTGGGAAGCACCACTGTCATTTGTTCCGACAAGACCGGTACCTTGACTCAAAATCAAATGACGGTCCAACATATTTGTACTGTGGATACCTGCTTCGATGTAAGGGGAACAGGATACACGCCCAAGGGTGAAATCTTCTCCCCGGACGAGAGCTTCTCCCCGGACCATCATAGGGCTCTCAAACAGACTCTGGAAGCAGGCATGCTGTGCAACGACAGCGAACTGAGGGAAGATCCCAATGGTGAATGGATTGCCGAAGGAGACCCAACGGAAGTGGCTCTCATCGTTTCAGCCATGAAAAGTGGTATTCACCGCAATGAATTGAATCAACAATATCCACGTTTGGACGTCATCCCCTTCGAATCCGCGTACCAGTACATGGCCACCCTGCATTCCGCAGGACCCGATCAGGCTAAAATTGCCTATGTGAAGGGAGCGGCGGAGGTGATTCTGGCCAAATGTGGGCACGCTTCAACCGGGGAAGGAGTCTTCGTCCCTTTCGATATCTCGGCCGCCTTTCGAAAAGTGGAGGAAATGGCCCGCAAGGGATTGCGAATTCTGGCGTTTGCCTTTAAAGAGATTCCCGCCGAAAAAGAGTCCCTCAGCCATGAGGACATTTCTCATGGACTCGTTTTTTTAGGCATGCAGGCCATGATCGATCCCCCGAGGCCTGAAGCCATAGCTGCAGTCAAGGCCTGTCAGGATGCCGGTATAAACATAAAAATGATCACAGGGGATCATGCCCTGACTGCATCGGCCATCGCTTTGCAGCTGGGTTTGAAGGGCAGGATGAATGAAGAGGGGAATGGACTCCTGGCCTTCAGTGGCCGGGAGATGGCCGGATTTTCCGACGAGGAGCTTATCGAGGCTGCCCGGGAGGCCGCTGTCTTCGCCCGTGTCTCCCCGGAACAAAAGCTGCGGCTGGTAGAAGCGCTTCAGGCGCGTGGAGAGGTGGTCGCCATGACCGGTGACGGGGTGAACGACGCTCCGGCCCTTAAACAGGCCGACATTGGAATCGCCATGGGGATCACCGGCACGGATGTATCCAAAGAGGCCGCAGACATGGTGCTCACGGACGACAATTTCGCGTCCATAGAAGCGGCCGTGGAAGAAGGCCGTGGAGTGTACGACAACCTGATCAAGTTCATTGCGTGGGCACTTCCTACCAATGTGGGGCAGGGGTTGGTTCTCCTCGCTTCCGTTCTTGCGGGTGTTGAACTGCCCATGCTTCCCGTACAGGTCCTGTGGATCAACATGACCACTGCCGGCATTCTGGGTATCGCACTCGCTCTCGAACCCAGGGAAGAGAATATCATGAACAGGCCTCCCCGCGACCCCGGTTCTCCAATCCTTACGGGAGATCTTCTCGGGCGTATCTTGATCATGGGACTGGTGATCCTCATCGGGGCCTTCGGGCTTTTTGAATGGGAGAAACTGTCAGGAACCTCAACGGCTGAGGCCCGAACGGTTGCGGTGAATACCGTCGCTGTTGTGGGAAGCTTCTATCTACTCAACTGTCGATCCATGACAAGGTCTATTTTTCAGCTTGGATTTTTCTCCAACCCATGGGTGCACGTCGGCATTTTGGGCATGATCCTGCTGCAGATGTCCTTCACCTACCTGCCGTTCATGAACTACGTCATGTCCAGTGCTCCCATACAGGCGGAGGATTGGTTGAGAATTGGAGGGGTTGGCCTGGCGGGCTATCTCATCGTGGAGTTTGAAAAGTGGATTCGAAGAAGGATTTCGAAAAGGAGAGAAAAGTGGCGACAAGCATCCTGA
- a CDS encoding cytochrome-c peroxidase has product MKENQIMNNSKKVNFSERGRSKNAVSSFFSVKGYGLLAGIVAVMLVVGMIMGYASAKSKTDSNKDPELSNIELLGKYVFFDKISSPSRMACVTCHDPATGGTGGVSGVNLHQVAITGANPHTVGNLKPPTNAYASLIVPLFRPCPFGVPGICGGNFWNGRAEGNAVALFPAGATKHIGEEIFYDTGGTKFTNSEILGYSIYFGPTADQALNPMPNPVEQNIDRQAVCNHVANAKYAKLYKDVWGVKIDCSSDVVAIKADDVTEEKAFDISFKRIMLAVCAWQASADLNSFSSKRDKALAEEADGKFPLGGLTDQENLGHDLFYGVTSLLNPTGKSAGCAGCHSDNPGTDTGEEPKQLYADDGYHNIGVPRNPEIPPTFKDDGTFIDPDLGLAGLTGVNGDNSNGGCSAPGFRRNCDHRGFQKTATLRNVDKRPGQGFTKAYTHNGWFKSLESIVHFYNTGFIGQSTANSFGITRCPDGIETEKDALANNCWPAPAFANPNQPGSPTFGAVLGGGRFGDLGLTLDEEAAIVAYLKTLTDTYTPKAPKPYK; this is encoded by the coding sequence ATGAAAGAAAATCAAATAATGAATAACTCGAAAAAAGTCAATTTCTCGGAACGGGGGAGATCGAAAAATGCTGTTTCTTCCTTCTTTTCCGTGAAGGGGTATGGTCTTCTGGCTGGTATCGTTGCCGTAATGCTTGTGGTGGGCATGATAATGGGATATGCCTCTGCAAAATCAAAGACCGACAGCAACAAGGACCCGGAGCTCTCGAACATAGAACTGTTGGGCAAGTATGTTTTTTTCGATAAGATATCCTCACCGAGCCGCATGGCGTGTGTTACCTGCCACGATCCAGCCACTGGCGGGACGGGAGGCGTTTCCGGTGTCAACCTGCATCAGGTGGCGATCACTGGCGCAAACCCGCACACGGTAGGCAACCTCAAGCCTCCCACCAACGCCTATGCGAGCTTGATCGTACCGCTCTTCAGACCTTGCCCCTTTGGTGTCCCCGGTATCTGTGGCGGGAACTTCTGGAACGGGCGTGCCGAAGGGAATGCAGTTGCATTATTCCCAGCAGGGGCCACAAAACATATTGGTGAGGAGATCTTTTACGATACCGGCGGCACGAAATTTACAAATTCAGAAATCCTAGGATACTCTATTTATTTCGGCCCGACGGCCGATCAGGCGTTGAATCCCATGCCGAACCCTGTCGAGCAGAATATCGACAGACAGGCCGTTTGTAACCATGTTGCGAACGCAAAATATGCTAAACTTTACAAGGATGTCTGGGGAGTTAAAATCGATTGCAGTAGCGATGTGGTCGCTATTAAAGCTGATGATGTGACCGAGGAGAAGGCGTTCGACATCAGTTTCAAAAGAATCATGCTGGCGGTCTGTGCCTGGCAGGCCTCCGCCGACCTCAACTCGTTCAGCTCCAAGCGCGATAAAGCCCTTGCGGAGGAGGCTGACGGGAAATTCCCTCTGGGCGGCCTTACGGATCAGGAAAATCTGGGGCACGATTTGTTCTATGGAGTGACAAGTTTGTTAAATCCTACCGGCAAGTCCGCAGGGTGCGCAGGTTGTCATAGTGACAATCCTGGTACTGATACGGGAGAGGAGCCCAAGCAGCTTTACGCCGACGACGGTTACCATAACATCGGTGTGCCACGCAATCCTGAGATTCCCCCAACATTCAAAGATGATGGAACATTTATAGATCCAGACCTGGGGCTGGCGGGCCTCACAGGCGTGAATGGGGATAATTCGAATGGTGGATGTAGCGCCCCCGGATTTCGAAGAAATTGTGACCACCGGGGGTTCCAGAAGACTGCGACCCTGCGGAATGTAGACAAGCGGCCCGGCCAAGGCTTCACCAAGGCCTATACCCACAACGGTTGGTTCAAGAGCCTTGAGAGCATCGTGCACTTCTACAATACGGGTTTCATAGGGCAATCGACGGCGAACTCATTCGGCATTACGCGGTGCCCGGATGGTATCGAGACGGAAAAGGACGCATTGGCAAACAACTGCTGGCCGGCTCCGGCATTTGCCAACCCCAACCAACCTGGAAGTCCCACGTTTGGCGCCGTTTTGGGAGGTGGCCGTTTTGGAGACCTTGGACTGACCCTAGATGAAGAGGCTGCGATCGTCGCGTACCTGAAAACATTGACAGATACCTACACCCCCAAGGCGCCGAAACCCTATAAGTAA
- a CDS encoding zinc-dependent alcohol dehydrogenase family protein, whose product MQAMVLEKAGRPLQLRRVQVPRPQPGQVLVKVAACGVCRTDLHIVDGELTEPKLPLIPGHEIVGTVVETGQQVTHFHVGDRVGIPWLGSTCGRCRYCRKGRENLCEQARFTGYTLDGGYAEYTLVDEQYAFFLPADYSDAEAAPLLCAGLIGYRTYRMAGEGIERLGIYGFGAAAHIVAQIAVYQGKKLYAFTRPGDLEAQAFARRLGAVWAGDSNALPPEPLDAALIFAPVGSLIPAALQATDKGGVVVSGGIHMSDIPTFPYRLLWEERSIRSVANLTRRDGEELLAIAPKVPVRTEVQTFPLVQANEALDRLRSGRIEGAAVLRMPNAG is encoded by the coding sequence ATGCAGGCCATGGTACTGGAAAAAGCGGGTCGGCCCCTGCAACTGCGGCGGGTGCAGGTTCCCCGGCCCCAACCGGGACAGGTGCTGGTTAAAGTAGCAGCATGCGGAGTGTGTCGGACCGACCTCCATATTGTGGACGGAGAACTCACCGAGCCGAAACTTCCCCTGATCCCCGGACACGAAATCGTCGGGACTGTGGTGGAAACCGGCCAACAGGTCACGCATTTCCATGTCGGCGACCGGGTCGGCATCCCCTGGCTCGGCTCCACATGCGGCCGTTGCCGGTATTGCCGCAAGGGGCGGGAGAATCTCTGCGAGCAGGCCCGTTTTACCGGCTACACCCTCGATGGGGGCTATGCCGAATACACTCTGGTCGACGAGCAGTACGCCTTTTTTCTTCCGGCAGATTACAGCGATGCGGAGGCCGCCCCGCTTTTGTGTGCCGGCCTGATCGGCTACCGTACCTACCGGATGGCCGGAGAAGGGATCGAGCGGCTGGGGATCTACGGGTTCGGCGCCGCCGCTCACATCGTCGCCCAGATCGCCGTTTACCAGGGGAAAAAACTCTACGCCTTCACTCGCCCCGGAGACCTTGAGGCCCAGGCCTTTGCCCGCCGTCTGGGGGCCGTGTGGGCCGGTGACTCCAATGCCCTTCCTCCCGAGCCTCTGGACGCCGCCCTGATCTTCGCGCCGGTCGGTTCGCTGATCCCGGCGGCGCTGCAAGCCACCGACAAGGGAGGCGTGGTGGTCAGCGGGGGCATTCACATGAGCGATATCCCAACCTTTCCCTACCGCTTGCTTTGGGAGGAGCGGAGTATCCGTTCGGTGGCGAACCTGACCCGGCGCGACGGGGAAGAACTGCTCGCCATCGCCCCGAAGGTTCCAGTCCGAACCGAAGTGCAAACTTTCCCTCTCGTGCAGGCCAATGAAGCCCTGGATCGGCTGCGTTCCGGGCGCATCGAAGGGGCGGCGGTCCTGCGGATGCCGAATGCCGGCTGA
- a CDS encoding CapA family protein produces MFGLNPISHIIITLFLCGDVMTGRGIDQVLPHPNDPRLYEPWVKDARRYVDLAESVHGPIPRPVGFSYIWGDALTELERAAPDVRLINLETAVTSSPDYWLGKGINYRMHPANIPVLTAAGIDVCTLANNHVLDWGYTGLEETLKTLKNARIAYAGAGHTPAEAQAPAVIQVAGKGRVLVFAFGSPSSGIPLNWVATAQKPGINLLPDLTPKTVQAIRERIRAVKRTGDIAVASLHWGGNWGFAIPKRQREFAHQLIDEAGVDVIHGHSSHHVKGIEIYRGKPVLYGCGDFLTDYEGIGGYEEFRGDLGLMYFVSMDPATGTLETLRMIPTRVRNFRIQRASTEEARWLWNTLNREGKALGTRVEMAEDLTLQLRWNGGGSQKEH; encoded by the coding sequence ATGTTCGGTCTAAATCCGATTTCCCATATCATCATCACCCTGTTTCTATGCGGCGACGTGATGACCGGGCGGGGGATCGATCAGGTGCTCCCGCACCCGAACGATCCCAGGCTGTATGAACCCTGGGTGAAGGATGCCCGGCGTTATGTGGATCTGGCCGAAAGCGTTCACGGCCCGATCCCCCGCCCCGTCGGTTTCTCCTACATCTGGGGAGATGCCCTCACCGAACTGGAACGGGCGGCGCCTGATGTGCGCCTCATCAACCTGGAGACCGCCGTCACCAGCAGTCCGGACTACTGGCTGGGCAAGGGAATCAACTACCGTATGCATCCCGCCAATATCCCCGTTCTTACGGCCGCAGGCATCGACGTCTGCACCCTGGCCAACAATCACGTTCTCGACTGGGGATATACCGGACTCGAGGAGACGCTGAAAACCCTGAAAAATGCGCGGATCGCCTACGCGGGGGCAGGGCACACGCCGGCCGAGGCCCAGGCCCCGGCGGTGATCCAGGTTGCAGGGAAGGGTCGGGTGCTGGTGTTCGCCTTCGGCTCCCCTTCCAGCGGTATCCCCCTCAACTGGGTCGCCACTGCCCAAAAACCTGGAATCAACCTCCTGCCCGACCTAACGCCCAAGACCGTTCAGGCTATAAGGGAAAGAATCCGGGCGGTGAAGCGCACCGGCGACATCGCGGTGGCCTCCCTGCACTGGGGAGGGAACTGGGGCTTTGCAATACCAAAGAGGCAGCGGGAATTTGCCCACCAATTGATCGACGAAGCCGGGGTGGATGTAATCCACGGCCACTCCTCCCACCATGTCAAGGGGATCGAGATATACCGGGGAAAACCGGTCCTGTATGGCTGCGGGGATTTTTTGACCGATTACGAGGGAATCGGCGGCTACGAGGAATTCCGTGGGGACCTGGGACTGATGTACTTCGTGAGCATGGACCCGGCAACCGGAACCCTGGAAACGCTTCGAATGATCCCCACCCGGGTCCGGAACTTTCGGATTCAACGCGCCTCCACCGAGGAAGCCCGCTGGCTTTGGAACACCCTCAACCGGGAGGGAAAGGCTCTGGGAACCCGGGTCGAAATGGCGGAGGACCTGACCCTGCAGCTGCGCTGGAATGGAGGCGGGAGCCAAAAGGAACATTGA
- a CDS encoding nucleoside-triphosphatase — translation MNRDSHLRRHVLMTGMPGCGKTTLLKSLAHELRGLRPAGFYTEEIRLQGQRKGFRLVGLNGATGLLAHVDIHGGPRVGKYGVDVHGFEEFLDAQKLDQIATPLVFIDEIGKMECLSARFVDLVRHLLDSSKTVVATVALKGGGLIAEVKQRPDVVLVEVNPGNRDRLVEDLASRVAAFTGR, via the coding sequence ATGAACCGGGATTCACACCTGCGCCGACATGTCCTGATGACCGGAATGCCGGGTTGTGGCAAAACCACTTTGCTCAAGAGTCTGGCTCATGAATTGCGTGGGCTTCGGCCGGCCGGCTTTTACACCGAGGAGATCCGTCTGCAGGGGCAACGCAAGGGCTTTCGTCTCGTGGGGCTGAACGGGGCGACGGGCCTTCTGGCCCATGTCGATATTCACGGCGGGCCGCGAGTGGGCAAGTATGGGGTCGATGTCCATGGATTCGAGGAGTTCCTGGACGCCCAGAAGCTGGACCAGATCGCTACCCCGCTGGTGTTCATCGACGAAATCGGCAAAATGGAATGCCTGTCCGCGCGGTTTGTGGATTTGGTGCGGCATCTTCTCGATTCGTCTAAAACCGTCGTCGCCACTGTTGCCCTCAAGGGAGGTGGCCTGATCGCCGAGGTCAAACAGCGGCCCGATGTGGTACTGGTCGAGGTCAACCCCGGCAACCGCGACCGGTTGGTTGAGGACCTGGCAAGCCGGGTGGCGGCGTTCACGGGAAGATAA
- a CDS encoding Clp1/GlmU family protein: MDKLPPLPVDLDVPEEWQGFDRSALSGTVMLVGATDSGKSTLARWLLEKACRRGQNAAWLDGDLGQSSLGIPGTLNLVTRAGESSEVVERASFFVGSSSPRGHMLQVLTGLCRLRDFARAKGADPVFIDTSGLVAQEYGGGALKEWEVELLTPTAVIALQQGRELEHLLLPWRHDPRLKLHVLPVSVGVRRRSPQERAERRRILFRRFFDGAGTLRIYKGQKPVYGLKNAEPGCLAGLIDREGFLVGAGVVSQVLSNGLELVSPIRSPEQVALVRLGKLRIDPLTGTELQRVTTPLFGKEVEE; the protein is encoded by the coding sequence ATGGATAAATTGCCCCCTTTGCCGGTTGATTTGGACGTTCCGGAAGAGTGGCAGGGGTTCGACCGGAGTGCGCTCAGCGGTACTGTCATGCTCGTGGGAGCCACGGACTCGGGTAAAAGCACCCTGGCCCGCTGGCTGCTTGAAAAGGCCTGCAGGCGGGGACAAAACGCGGCCTGGCTGGATGGGGATCTGGGCCAGTCGAGTTTGGGAATTCCCGGAACGCTGAATCTGGTCACAAGGGCAGGGGAGTCTTCAGAAGTGGTGGAACGGGCGTCCTTTTTCGTCGGCAGCAGTTCGCCGCGGGGACATATGCTTCAGGTCCTTACAGGATTGTGCAGGTTGCGCGATTTTGCGCGGGCCAAAGGGGCTGATCCGGTATTTATCGACACTTCGGGACTGGTTGCGCAGGAATACGGGGGTGGCGCCCTCAAGGAATGGGAAGTCGAGCTCCTGACGCCGACTGCGGTTATCGCGCTGCAGCAGGGGCGGGAGCTTGAGCATCTCCTGCTGCCGTGGCGGCATGATCCGCGGTTGAAACTCCATGTTCTGCCGGTTTCCGTCGGAGTGCGCCGGAGATCCCCCCAGGAACGGGCCGAGCGGCGGCGAATCCTCTTTCGTCGCTTTTTCGACGGGGCCGGGACTCTTCGCATCTACAAGGGGCAAAAACCGGTTTACGGATTGAAGAACGCGGAACCGGGCTGCCTGGCCGGCCTGATCGACCGGGAGGGATTTCTTGTTGGGGCCGGTGTGGTGAGTCAGGTTTTATCCAACGGGCTGGAGTTGGTCAGCCCAATCCGCTCACCTGAGCAGGTGGCCCTTGTGCGCCTGGGAAAGCTGCGCATCGATCCTCTCACCGGGACGGAACTGCAGCGCGTCACAACCCCTCTTTTCGGGAAGGAGGTCGAAGAATGA
- a CDS encoding tRNA(His) guanylyltransferase Thg1 family protein, translated as MELKDLEKRMRSLEYFSSLRMLPACWPIIRLDGRGFSRKTSDRFSKPFDPQFRDLMVSAASALLTELQGVYAYTMSDEISLLLPRDWVLFDRRLEKVVSVSAGIVSAAFSLALGEAAHFDSRIWMGPDAMLVLDYFRWRQAEAANNALHSWCYWTLRKMGKSVAEATQLLKSESASYQNEFLFRHGINFNNLPRWQRRGVGLYWECFKKEGTDPRTGKTTLATRRRIKIDRELPMKDEYGQMLFEIMAAYSDV; from the coding sequence ATGGAACTGAAGGATCTCGAAAAGCGGATGCGCTCTCTGGAATATTTCAGTTCTTTGCGCATGCTGCCGGCCTGTTGGCCGATCATTCGCCTGGACGGGCGGGGCTTTTCCCGTAAGACCTCGGACCGTTTCAGCAAACCTTTTGATCCGCAGTTTCGAGACCTCATGGTTTCAGCTGCCAGCGCCCTTTTGACAGAGTTGCAGGGTGTTTATGCATACACCATGAGTGACGAGATTTCCCTGCTCCTTCCCAGGGATTGGGTCCTCTTTGACCGCCGGCTGGAAAAGGTTGTGTCCGTTTCTGCAGGGATTGTCAGCGCGGCATTTAGCCTTGCCCTGGGTGAGGCGGCCCATTTCGACAGCCGTATCTGGATGGGGCCGGATGCCATGCTGGTGCTCGATTATTTTCGTTGGCGTCAGGCCGAGGCGGCAAACAATGCTCTACACAGCTGGTGCTATTGGACTTTACGCAAGATGGGCAAAAGCGTTGCAGAAGCAACGCAGTTGCTGAAAAGCGAGTCGGCCTCTTATCAGAACGAATTTCTTTTTCGGCATGGAATCAACTTCAACAATTTACCACGCTGGCAGCGGCGTGGTGTAGGGCTTTACTGGGAGTGTTTTAAGAAGGAGGGAACCGACCCGAGAACGGGGAAAACCACACTGGCCACCAGACGTCGAATCAAAATAGACCGGGAACTCCCCATGAAAGACGAATACGGTCAGATGCTGTTCGAGATTATGGCGGCTTATTCAGATGTCTGA